The Opitutales bacterium ASA1 genome window below encodes:
- a CDS encoding lysophospholipid acyltransferase family protein has product METLPAIASAHVTPMRHPSLLARTMPGAVFYGRLASIVWRASRKARNGRYDDRAWIASSLEVVEAIEAIGGRIVVENVDAIARLTGPAVIVGNHMSTLETFVLPSVIGTHRRLTFVVKRELVEMPVFKHVMISRNPVVVGRAHAREDLKTMLEEGEARLRAGISLVVFPQTTRAASFTPAEFNSIAVKIAKRADVPVVPLALRTDLWGIGTRIKDCGTIQPDLPVRFAFGEPMRVQGNGREAHEAVVRFVSDRLTDWGVPVRGGDASPSQE; this is encoded by the coding sequence ATGGAAACGCTTCCGGCGATCGCCTCGGCTCACGTCACCCCCATGCGGCATCCTTCGTTGCTCGCGAGGACGATGCCGGGTGCCGTCTTCTACGGTCGACTCGCGTCGATCGTGTGGCGCGCGTCACGCAAGGCCCGGAACGGTCGCTACGACGATCGGGCCTGGATCGCCTCGAGTTTGGAGGTCGTCGAGGCGATCGAAGCCATCGGTGGCCGGATCGTCGTCGAAAACGTCGACGCGATCGCGCGGTTGACCGGCCCGGCGGTGATCGTCGGTAACCACATGAGCACGCTGGAGACGTTCGTGTTGCCGAGCGTGATCGGGACGCACCGTCGACTCACGTTCGTGGTCAAACGCGAGTTGGTCGAGATGCCGGTCTTCAAGCACGTCATGATCTCGCGCAACCCCGTCGTCGTCGGCCGAGCGCACGCGCGGGAGGATCTCAAGACAATGTTGGAGGAGGGCGAGGCGCGCCTGCGGGCGGGGATCTCGCTGGTGGTGTTTCCCCAGACCACGCGTGCGGCGTCTTTCACGCCTGCGGAGTTCAACTCCATCGCGGTGAAGATCGCCAAGCGTGCGGACGTGCCGGTCGTTCCTCTGGCGTTGCGTACCGACCTTTGGGGGATCGGAACGCGCATCAAGGACTGCGGGACGATTCAGCCGGACCTGCCGGTGCGATTCGCGTTCGGCGAGCCGATGCGCGTGCAGGGCAACGGCCGGGAGGCGCACGAAGCCGTGGTTCGCTTCGTTTCCGATCGCCTCACGGATTGGGGCGTGCCGGTGCGCGGAGGCGACGCCTCGCCGTCTCAGGAGTGA
- the ptsP gene encoding phosphoenolpyruvate--protein phosphotransferase, translating to MDAPHKTEKILTGIAASPGIAHGRAFVVVQTELELPVYHIDATQRDAEIARFDQALVATRQQIVKMQGEIARSLGEDEARIFDAHLLVLEDQALISETIREVDTTMRNIETCFRAVGQRYVEAFGRIDDEYLRERAADIRDVVERVLHNLTGRTVENLARLASDRVLLTYDISTSGSAGMDKSGILGLVTEAGSRTSHAVIMARSMKIPAVVGLKGASAEVEDADWVIVDGYDGLVVVNPSEQTLFRYGKLQLQRRTLEKRMLASARQPAQTLDRKHIGLHANIETADELQRARDAGGEGVGLFRTEFLFLQSDTVPSEEMQFETYRKVAEFFGSEPVTIRSIDLGGDKPVRWANFGEKPEANPFLGFRAIRFCLENIPIFKAQLKAILRAGAYGNVRLMFPMISGMDELDRALLVLAEAKAELKAAGVPFNTRMPVGTMIEIPSAAVIADLLATRCDFFSVGTNDLIQYLLAVDRGNMRTAHLYEPTHPAVLRTLKTIFDAAHEARIPVSVCGEMAGDPVMVPLLLGLGADDLSISPAGLTVVKYLVQHMRMADAVKLAREALEDPDAQRVAVRSMEFYRACMGDMATG from the coding sequence ATGGACGCACCACACAAGACCGAGAAGATCCTCACCGGAATCGCGGCCTCCCCCGGGATTGCCCACGGTCGTGCCTTCGTGGTCGTCCAGACCGAACTCGAGTTGCCGGTGTACCACATCGATGCGACGCAACGCGACGCCGAGATCGCGCGGTTCGACCAGGCGCTCGTCGCCACTCGCCAACAGATCGTGAAGATGCAGGGCGAGATCGCACGCTCGTTGGGCGAAGACGAGGCACGTATCTTCGACGCGCATCTGCTCGTATTGGAGGATCAGGCGTTGATCTCGGAGACCATCCGCGAGGTCGACACCACGATGCGCAACATCGAGACGTGTTTCCGTGCGGTCGGGCAACGTTACGTCGAGGCCTTCGGGCGTATCGACGACGAGTATTTGCGTGAGCGTGCCGCGGACATCCGAGACGTCGTCGAGCGAGTCTTGCACAACCTCACCGGCCGTACGGTGGAGAATCTCGCCCGGCTCGCGTCGGACCGCGTGCTCCTCACCTACGACATCTCCACCTCGGGGTCGGCCGGGATGGACAAGAGCGGTATCTTGGGCCTCGTGACCGAAGCCGGCAGCCGGACGAGCCACGCGGTCATCATGGCGCGTTCGATGAAGATCCCGGCCGTCGTCGGGCTCAAAGGCGCCTCGGCGGAGGTCGAAGACGCCGACTGGGTGATCGTCGACGGCTACGACGGGTTGGTCGTCGTCAACCCCAGCGAGCAGACGCTCTTCCGCTACGGCAAACTCCAGTTGCAGCGACGGACGCTGGAGAAACGCATGCTCGCGAGCGCGCGCCAGCCTGCGCAGACGCTCGACCGCAAGCACATCGGTCTACACGCGAACATCGAGACGGCCGACGAGTTGCAGCGGGCACGCGACGCCGGGGGCGAAGGCGTGGGTTTGTTTCGGACCGAGTTTCTCTTTCTGCAGAGCGACACCGTTCCGTCCGAGGAGATGCAGTTCGAAACCTACCGCAAAGTCGCGGAGTTCTTCGGTTCCGAGCCGGTCACGATTCGCTCGATCGATCTCGGAGGCGACAAGCCGGTGCGGTGGGCCAACTTCGGCGAGAAGCCGGAGGCGAACCCGTTTCTCGGTTTTCGTGCGATCCGGTTTTGTTTGGAGAACATCCCGATCTTCAAGGCGCAGCTCAAAGCGATCCTGCGCGCCGGAGCCTACGGCAACGTGCGGCTCATGTTCCCGATGATCAGCGGCATGGACGAACTCGACCGCGCGCTGCTGGTACTGGCCGAGGCCAAAGCCGAGTTGAAGGCGGCGGGAGTGCCGTTCAACACGCGCATGCCGGTCGGCACGATGATCGAGATCCCGAGCGCAGCCGTGATCGCGGACCTGTTGGCGACGCGTTGCGACTTCTTCAGCGTCGGGACGAACGATCTCATTCAATACCTCCTCGCCGTCGATCGCGGCAACATGCGCACCGCGCACCTCTACGAGCCGACGCACCCGGCGGTGTTGCGCACGCTCAAGACCATCTTCGACGCCGCGCACGAGGCGCGAATTCCGGTTTCGGTCTGCGGCGAGATGGCCGGCGATCCGGTGATGGTTCCACTTCTGCTCGGACTCGGGGCCGACGACCTGAGCATCTCTCCGGCGGGTTTGACCGTGGTGAAGTACCTCGTGCAACACATGCGCATGGCAGATGCGGTGAAGCTGGCGCGCGAGGCGCTCGAGGACCCCGACGCGCAACGCGTGGCGGTCCGATCGATGGAGTTTTACCGCGCCTGTATGGGCGACATGGCCACGGGTTGA
- the ispE gene encoding 4-(cytidine 5'-diphospho)-2-C-methyl-D-erythritol kinase, whose product MSSLTLSSPAKINLFLAVTGRRPDGFHDLVSLVAPVQVGDTIRVTVCDRTGGTDLRCSDPSLPSGADNLAYRAVDAFRAATGFDRAVEVELEKQLPSGAGLGGGSSNASTVLRGLNTLAGDVLDEGALRDVAAGIGSDCPLFLAGGPCIVRGRGERLEVLSEAVAARLRGVRVLLFKPDFGIGTPWAYSRLAADPGRCYLAAQEAEARLAAWIAGGVRLSELLFNSFESVIFAKFVALPVLVEILQKQAGVEGVLLSGSGSACFAILDERVDAERLVAIVRETLGRSAWDAVSVIA is encoded by the coding sequence ATGTCGAGTCTCACGCTTTCCAGTCCGGCCAAGATCAATCTCTTCCTCGCCGTGACCGGGCGTAGGCCGGATGGTTTTCACGATCTCGTCTCGCTCGTCGCCCCTGTACAGGTGGGAGACACCATCCGTGTGACCGTGTGCGACCGAACGGGCGGCACCGACCTGCGTTGCAGCGACCCGAGCCTTCCCTCTGGCGCAGACAATCTCGCGTATCGTGCGGTCGATGCGTTTCGGGCGGCGACCGGTTTCGATCGTGCGGTCGAGGTCGAGTTGGAGAAACAACTGCCTTCCGGGGCCGGACTGGGCGGCGGCAGCAGCAACGCGAGCACCGTGCTGCGGGGGCTCAACACCCTCGCTGGCGATGTCCTCGACGAGGGTGCGCTGCGCGACGTGGCGGCGGGCATCGGTTCGGATTGTCCGCTGTTCCTCGCGGGTGGGCCGTGTATCGTCCGCGGTCGCGGCGAGCGACTCGAGGTTTTGTCGGAAGCCGTCGCGGCGCGCTTGCGCGGGGTGCGTGTGCTCCTCTTCAAGCCCGATTTCGGGATAGGCACGCCGTGGGCCTACAGCCGGTTGGCGGCGGATCCGGGTCGATGCTACCTCGCGGCACAAGAAGCCGAGGCTCGACTGGCCGCTTGGATCGCGGGAGGAGTTCGGCTGTCGGAACTTCTCTTCAACAGCTTCGAATCGGTGATTTTCGCCAAATTCGTGGCATTGCCGGTGCTCGTGGAGATTTTGCAGAAACAGGCCGGAGTGGAGGGAGTGCTGCTCTCCGGCAGCGGGAGTGCGTGTTTCGCGATTCTCGACGAGCGCGTCGACGCGGAACGGCTGGTGGCGATCGTACGCGAGACCCTCGGGCGGAGTGCGTGGGACGCGGTTTCGGTCATCGCCTAG
- the pyrF gene encoding orotidine-5'-phosphate decarboxylase encodes MDVIKIGLQMFTRYGPAFVDRVAALGAGRIFLDLKLHDIPNTVASAVQSLGDLPIEFLTIHTSGGRAMMEAAEAVKRRVRPSLTLLGVTVLTSIDAAALRETGVDAAPEAQVLRLARLAAASGLGGLVCSPVELPLLRRELDASIKLVTPGVRPTGAALDDQQRVLTPGEAARAGASGIVVGRPIVKAADPAAAARSIREELAAALAPA; translated from the coding sequence GTGGACGTGATCAAGATCGGCCTGCAGATGTTCACCCGCTACGGGCCGGCGTTCGTCGATCGCGTCGCGGCCCTCGGTGCCGGTCGGATCTTCCTCGATCTCAAGCTCCACGACATCCCCAACACGGTCGCCTCCGCCGTCCAGTCGCTCGGCGATCTGCCCATCGAGTTTCTGACCATCCACACCTCCGGCGGTCGCGCGATGATGGAAGCCGCCGAAGCCGTGAAACGTCGCGTCCGCCCCTCCCTCACGCTCCTCGGAGTGACGGTACTCACCTCGATCGACGCCGCCGCACTGCGCGAAACCGGCGTGGACGCCGCCCCCGAAGCACAGGTCCTGCGCCTCGCGCGCTTGGCCGCCGCTTCCGGGCTCGGCGGTCTGGTTTGCTCTCCCGTCGAGCTGCCCTTGCTGCGCCGCGAGCTCGACGCCTCGATCAAACTCGTCACCCCCGGCGTGCGTCCGACCGGTGCCGCGCTCGACGATCAACAACGCGTCCTCACCCCCGGCGAAGCCGCCCGCGCCGGAGCCTCGGGCATCGTAGTCGGCCGCCCCATCGTCAAAGCCGCCGACCCCGCCGCCGCCGCCCGCAGTATCCGCGAAGAACTGGCCGCCGCCCTCGCTCCGGCCTGA
- a CDS encoding peptide ABC transporter substrate-binding protein, producing MKRSSLARTFAATALLLAPILWLAGCADSGSRIEQANRDGILHWGNGTEIQDLDPQVVTGVPEHKVIMALIEGLVMEDPVDLSPEPGVAERWEVSEDGRTYTFHLRRDAKWTNGDPVTAEDFLLSYKRILTQSLAAEYANMIYDYVDKAADYYFGRITDFSEVGFKVVDPYTFQVRLAHPTPYFLRILASHYSWWPVPIKVVEKFGGLDRKGSAWTRPENFVGNGPFRLKEWHPNQVLVVEKNPLYWDADRVRLQEIRFYPVESQDTEERMFRTGQLHHTNEVPLSKIDAYKRDNPELIRIEPYLGSYFYRLNVTRPPLNDVRVRRALALAIDRESLVTNVTRGGQNPAYNFTPVGFPDYHPKARLAGTLEEARRLLAEAGYPEGKGIPPIELLYNTSENHRVVAEAIQQMWRTGLGIDVRLTNKEWKVYLDAQDTLDYSICRAGWIGDYVDPHTFLEIFVTGGGNNDTGWSNAEYDSLREQALRASDDASRFAIYERMEQILIDEVPIIPIYHYTRVYLQHPSVKGYYPTILDNHPFKYVWLETPEAN from the coding sequence ATGAAACGATCTTCCCTCGCTCGCACGTTCGCCGCCACCGCGCTCCTCCTCGCTCCGATCCTCTGGCTCGCGGGGTGCGCCGACTCCGGCTCCCGCATCGAACAGGCCAACCGCGACGGGATTCTCCACTGGGGCAACGGCACCGAGATTCAAGACCTCGATCCCCAGGTCGTCACCGGCGTCCCCGAGCACAAGGTGATCATGGCTCTGATCGAAGGCTTGGTGATGGAAGACCCCGTCGACCTCTCTCCCGAACCCGGCGTCGCCGAACGCTGGGAAGTCTCCGAAGACGGCCGGACCTACACGTTCCACCTTCGCCGCGACGCCAAGTGGACCAACGGCGATCCCGTCACCGCCGAAGATTTTCTCCTCTCCTACAAGCGCATCCTCACCCAGTCGCTCGCGGCCGAGTACGCGAACATGATCTACGACTACGTGGACAAGGCCGCCGACTACTACTTCGGACGCATCACCGACTTCTCCGAAGTCGGCTTCAAGGTCGTCGATCCCTACACGTTCCAAGTCCGCCTCGCCCACCCCACGCCCTACTTCCTCCGTATCCTCGCCAGCCACTACTCCTGGTGGCCCGTCCCGATCAAAGTGGTCGAAAAGTTCGGTGGCCTCGACCGCAAAGGCTCCGCTTGGACGCGGCCGGAGAACTTCGTCGGCAACGGCCCCTTCCGCCTCAAGGAGTGGCACCCCAACCAAGTTCTCGTGGTGGAGAAAAACCCCCTCTACTGGGACGCCGACCGCGTCCGCCTTCAGGAGATCCGTTTCTACCCCGTCGAAAGTCAGGACACGGAGGAACGCATGTTCCGCACCGGCCAGCTCCACCACACCAACGAAGTCCCGCTCTCCAAAATCGACGCCTACAAGCGCGACAATCCCGAACTCATCCGCATCGAGCCTTACCTCGGCTCCTACTTCTATCGCCTAAACGTCACTCGCCCCCCGCTGAACGACGTCCGCGTCCGCCGCGCCCTCGCCCTCGCGATCGACCGCGAGTCCCTCGTCACCAACGTCACCCGCGGCGGCCAGAACCCCGCCTACAACTTCACCCCCGTCGGCTTTCCCGACTACCATCCCAAGGCTCGCCTCGCCGGCACGCTCGAAGAAGCCCGTCGCCTCCTCGCCGAAGCCGGCTACCCCGAGGGCAAAGGCATTCCACCCATCGAACTGCTCTACAACACCTCGGAGAACCACCGCGTCGTCGCCGAAGCCATCCAGCAGATGTGGCGCACCGGCCTCGGCATCGACGTCCGACTCACGAACAAGGAGTGGAAGGTCTACCTCGACGCCCAAGACACGCTCGACTACAGCATCTGCCGCGCGGGTTGGATCGGCGACTACGTCGACCCGCACACGTTCCTCGAGATCTTCGTCACCGGCGGCGGCAACAACGACACCGGCTGGTCCAACGCCGAATACGACTCCCTCCGCGAGCAAGCTCTCCGCGCCTCCGACGATGCATCGCGCTTCGCGATCTACGAGCGCATGGAGCAGATCCTGATCGACGAGGTCCCCATCATCCCGATCTACCACTACACTCGCGTCTACCTCCAGCACCCGTCGGTGAAGGGCTACTACCCCACCATCCTCGACAACCACCCGTTCAAATACGTCTGGTTGGAGACACCCGAAGCCAACTGA
- the ispF gene encoding 2-C-methyl-D-erythritol 2,4-cyclodiphosphate synthase produces the protein MTVPVSSGSAPHTVPFRVGLGYDIHRTVQGRPLVLGGVRFEAPFGLDGHSDADCLTHAVCDALLGAAGLPDIGHFFPNTDPALRGIDSQILLQRTAAALRDRGWSIVNVDASLVAEKPRIAPRLSDMRARLAESIGIPVDCVGIKATTNEGSDDVGAGLAIAAHAVALISRTST, from the coding sequence ATGACCGTTCCCGTTTCGTCGGGCTCCGCGCCGCACACCGTCCCGTTCCGCGTCGGCCTCGGCTACGACATCCACCGCACCGTCCAAGGCCGACCGCTCGTACTCGGCGGCGTCCGTTTCGAGGCGCCGTTCGGCCTCGATGGCCACTCCGACGCCGACTGCCTCACCCACGCCGTGTGCGACGCCTTGCTCGGAGCCGCCGGCCTTCCCGACATCGGCCACTTCTTCCCCAACACCGACCCCGCCCTCCGCGGTATCGATTCGCAAATCCTCCTTCAGCGCACCGCCGCCGCCCTCCGCGATCGAGGCTGGAGCATCGTCAACGTCGACGCCTCGCTCGTCGCCGAAAAACCACGCATCGCCCCGCGGCTCTCCGACATGCGCGCCCGCCTCGCCGAGTCCATCGGCATCCCGGTCGACTGCGTCGGCATCAAAGCGACCACCAACGAAGGCAGCGACGACGTCGGCGCCGGTCTCGCCATCGCCGCGCACGCCGTCGCTCTGATCTCCCGCACCTCGACGTGA
- the ispD_1 gene encoding 2-C-methyl-D-erythritol 4-phosphate cytidylyltransferase, which produces MRDAAAILLAAGSGSRMQGLVEDKILALIGDRPVFDYSLTAFARAGIVGRLVVVYRDPAQRKQLAAIFAQSDARHLPARWVRGGTERQHSVSRALAALPASVDWVFIHDCARPLVRTDDLAAVDRAMRRDGAACLAHPVTDTIKRVTARRTKPVRSRLRTVDRSRLWAMETPQAFSRPLIVDAYAEVDRRELRITDDTSALELVTRHPVTLVTSTGPDLKITRPADLAYAGFLVQRSQT; this is translated from the coding sequence GTGCGAGACGCCGCCGCCATTCTCCTCGCCGCCGGCAGCGGCTCGCGCATGCAGGGTCTCGTCGAAGACAAGATCCTCGCCCTGATCGGCGATCGACCCGTCTTCGACTACTCGCTCACCGCCTTCGCCCGCGCCGGGATCGTCGGACGCTTGGTGGTCGTCTACCGCGACCCCGCGCAACGCAAACAACTCGCCGCGATCTTCGCGCAGAGCGATGCTCGGCATCTTCCCGCGCGCTGGGTTCGCGGCGGCACCGAACGCCAGCACAGTGTCTCCCGCGCCCTCGCCGCGCTGCCGGCCTCCGTCGATTGGGTCTTCATCCACGACTGCGCCCGCCCCCTCGTCCGAACCGACGACCTTGCGGCCGTCGACCGCGCCATGCGTCGCGATGGTGCCGCCTGCCTCGCCCACCCCGTCACCGACACGATCAAACGCGTCACGGCCCGCAGGACCAAGCCCGTGCGCTCGCGCCTCCGCACGGTCGACCGCTCGCGTCTTTGGGCGATGGAAACCCCGCAGGCGTTCTCGCGTCCTCTCATCGTCGACGCCTACGCCGAAGTCGACCGTCGCGAGCTGCGCATCACCGACGACACGTCCGCGCTCGAACTCGTCACACGCCACCCGGTCACCCTCGTCACCAGCACCGGTCCGGATCTGAAGATAACCCGTCCGGCCGACCTCGCTTACGCCGGATTTCTCGTCCAACGTTCGCAGACATGA
- a CDS encoding metalloregulator ArsR/SmtB family transcription factor: protein MNAPWEVLKLLADATRLRLIALLEREELAVTELQEILGMGQSRISSQLALLRQAGLVTDRRDGKRAFYSLRDDSGPHQRKLVQAALDAAREHPDTLKDAATLDLILTRRRQVTEQYFNLIAGRLGKNYCPGRSWEAIGHFLLLMVPRVTVADLGAGEGLVSQLVARRAEKVWCIDNSPAMVEVGTSLARKNGLANLEYKLGDIEEVPLADQSVDLALLSQALHHARRPQVAIREAFRILKPGGQIVVLDLKEHAFEKAHELYADVWLGFEEGTLHGFLRKAGFQHVEVNTVAREAEAPHFETLLASGTKP from the coding sequence ATGAACGCGCCTTGGGAAGTCCTCAAACTCCTCGCGGACGCGACGCGGCTGCGTCTCATCGCGCTGCTCGAGCGCGAAGAACTCGCCGTCACGGAGCTGCAGGAGATCCTCGGCATGGGCCAGAGCCGGATCTCGTCGCAACTCGCGCTCTTGCGCCAGGCGGGTCTCGTGACCGATCGACGTGACGGCAAGCGCGCTTTCTATTCCCTCCGCGACGATTCCGGACCACACCAACGCAAGCTCGTCCAGGCCGCCCTCGACGCAGCTCGTGAGCATCCCGACACGCTCAAGGACGCCGCCACGCTCGACCTCATTCTGACGCGCCGACGCCAGGTGACCGAGCAGTACTTCAACCTCATCGCCGGTCGCCTCGGAAAGAACTACTGCCCCGGCCGATCGTGGGAGGCCATCGGGCACTTCCTGCTCCTCATGGTGCCGCGCGTCACCGTCGCGGACCTCGGTGCCGGAGAAGGACTCGTATCCCAGCTCGTCGCCCGTCGTGCCGAGAAGGTGTGGTGCATCGACAACTCTCCTGCGATGGTCGAGGTCGGCACTTCGCTCGCCCGGAAGAACGGCCTCGCGAACCTCGAATACAAACTCGGCGACATCGAAGAGGTTCCTCTCGCAGACCAATCGGTCGATCTCGCGCTCCTCAGCCAAGCCCTTCACCACGCCCGCCGCCCACAGGTCGCCATCCGAGAAGCGTTCCGCATCCTCAAACCGGGCGGCCAGATCGTGGTCCTCGACCTCAAGGAACACGCCTTCGAAAAGGCCCACGAACTCTACGCGGACGTCTGGCTCGGTTTCGAGGAAGGGACCCTACACGGTTTCCTCCGCAAGGCCGGCTTCCAACACGTCGAGGTCAACACCGTCGCTCGTGAAGCCGAAGCACCGCACTTCGAGACGCTGCTCGCCTCGGGCACGAAGCCCTGA